One part of the Eriocheir sinensis breed Jianghai 21 chromosome 6, ASM2467909v1, whole genome shotgun sequence genome encodes these proteins:
- the LOC126987062 gene encoding putative keratin-associated protein 4-16, whose protein sequence is MLMHGSHILQNTCIPVGQASEEAIEARHKDPAASSAYSDHADQREKRCQRATTTTTHAACHGTSTPASITNHTCCIIICCFHTCWIIICCINTCCIVICCFHTCCIVIFNTCCCHASRATCIDKDSPYIQPFACCY, encoded by the exons ATGTTGATGCATGGCTCTCATATCCTCCAGAATACGTGCATCCCTGTCGGACAGGCATCTGAAGAAGCCATTGAAGCTAGACACAAGGAT CCAGCAGCCAGCAGCGCGTATAGCGATCACGCCgatcagagagagaagagatgccaGAGGG ccaccaccaccaccacacatgctGCCTGCCACGGTACTTCCACCCCCGCCTCCATCACCAACCACACCTGCTGCATCATCATCTGCTGCTTCCACACCTGCTGGATCATCATCTGCTGCATCAACACCTGCTGCATCGTCATCTGCTGCTTCCACACCTGCTGCATCGTCATCTTCAACACCTGCTGCTGCCACGCTTCGCGTGCCACGTGCATTGACAAGGACTCACCTTACATCCAGCCGTTTGCCTGCTGTTACTGA